From a region of the Odoribacter splanchnicus DSM 20712 genome:
- a CDS encoding DcaP family trimeric outer membrane transporter, with protein sequence MKKKVLIVLFSVFVAGFYAQAQAQKVNVVSVSKERDIHNFYTMMKEAFPLAYNDPAAPRFIFFDDNKNFIFGVGGYVQLSGVYDFNGVEDYNFFTTSTIAMKGHQPGASYGMTVGQSRLFFKLVGNTDVGRLVSYIEMEFQGPQNTPKLQQAFVQFKGFTLGQAWSTFGDMTAVPTTIDEEGPSSGIEIRQPMLRYTYHINDRWQSSLALEYAKASYTTGKNAESIRQKVPDIPLNIRYTMKNGSHVQVGAILRNIGYKNVVKDKDKIRTGWGVMGSGKLNITSSTSFLFQAEYGKGIANYIQDISGIGYDLIPTADDNGNLKAPGMWGLFGAFQHNWNPKLYSTITYSYARLEARGSLEGDTYKYAQYAGANLLWNFTEFGTTGIEYVFGRRNNFNHDYGNASRINAMIQYRF encoded by the coding sequence ATGAAAAAAAAAGTTTTAATCGTATTATTTTCTGTGTTTGTGGCAGGGTTTTATGCACAAGCACAAGCACAGAAAGTAAATGTCGTATCGGTATCGAAAGAAAGGGATATCCATAATTTCTATACCATGATGAAAGAAGCCTTTCCACTGGCTTACAATGACCCGGCAGCTCCACGCTTTATTTTCTTCGATGACAACAAAAATTTTATTTTCGGTGTCGGGGGATACGTTCAGTTGTCAGGAGTTTACGACTTTAACGGCGTAGAAGATTACAATTTTTTTACAACTTCGACTATTGCCATGAAAGGACATCAACCCGGTGCCAGTTACGGTATGACAGTCGGACAATCCCGTTTGTTTTTTAAATTAGTAGGCAATACGGATGTAGGACGTTTAGTGTCTTATATCGAAATGGAATTCCAGGGGCCGCAGAACACCCCGAAGCTCCAGCAAGCTTTCGTACAATTCAAAGGTTTTACGCTGGGACAAGCCTGGAGTACTTTCGGCGATATGACAGCCGTACCTACGACTATCGATGAAGAAGGACCGAGTAGTGGTATCGAAATCCGTCAGCCGATGCTTCGGTATACTTACCATATCAACGATCGATGGCAATCTTCTTTAGCCTTGGAATATGCCAAAGCATCGTATACAACCGGGAAAAATGCCGAATCCATCCGGCAGAAAGTTCCGGATATTCCTTTGAACATACGCTATACGATGAAAAACGGGAGCCACGTTCAGGTAGGAGCTATCTTAAGAAATATCGGTTATAAAAATGTAGTGAAAGATAAGGATAAAATCAGAACCGGTTGGGGTGTTATGGGGAGCGGTAAATTAAATATCACCTCATCGACCAGTTTTCTGTTTCAGGCCGAATATGGTAAAGGGATTGCCAATTACATTCAGGATATCTCGGGTATCGGTTATGACCTGATCCCGACAGCAGACGACAATGGAAATCTGAAAGCTCCCGGTATGTGGGGCCTGTTCGGCGCTTTCCAACACAATTGGAATCCTAAGCTTTATTCGACGATCACCTACAGTTATGCCCGGCTTGAAGCCCGCGGCAGCCTGGAAGGGGATACTTACAAATATGCACAATATGCAGGAGCTAATCTGTTATGGAATTTTACGGAATTCGGAACTACCGGCATAGAATATGTTTTCGGACGCCGTAATAATTTCAACCACGACTATGGTAATGCCAGCCGTATCAATGCTATGATTCAATATCGGTTCTGA
- a CDS encoding discoidin domain-containing protein, with the protein MLFRIFSFFIIVGCSACRPSVLESALERAGENRIELERVLRHYSEEDKDSLKWEAARFLIENMPGHLSIGGDSIGPYYAALNAVFSNDTLRNWQDSLDKIHEYYKSGLRVQEDIKVIKSGFLIANIDSAFRVWREKPWASHVGFDDFCEYILPYTVGQYQPLEDWRKKFATGYEEQIDLRHPRLSHSAFWAATWVNREIGTQIRFQTLEPFSKIPLLFPSLLPKSRGGSCREYALMGLSIMRSKGIPVMMDFIPQWPVRSGRHYWNVMLDNRGKNVVFLATESDPGMPHKVEEKLGKVYRQTYAINRDLERLNRECGDVPDFFQNCFMKDVTAEYMRTSDVEIEVPSSVKCSENYAYLTIFDNEDWVPVDWAGIHRGKALFKNVARDIVYLPVYYTSDGLKPLASPFLLDTDGKVIVLKGDTLNRQQLKLYRKYPPSDNAYAMGRRIVGGKIQAANRADFSDSVTIYRVPEWKSAYSLKVTTDTAWRYWRYLSAENGLCNIAELVFYQRDSMRPIVGEIIGTEGSCFNDPNHVKEKVFDGDPLTFFDAPTGSGAWVGMDFGKEVNIGKLIFIPRTDGNMIQLGDTYELYWWGPEGWQLIGGPRIARDVVLEYLAPSNALYWLRDVSRGREERIFTYSDGKQIFW; encoded by the coding sequence ATGCTATTTAGAATCTTTTCTTTTTTTATTATTGTCGGGTGTTCGGCTTGCCGGCCTTCGGTTTTGGAATCGGCTCTTGAAAGGGCCGGGGAAAATCGGATAGAACTGGAACGGGTATTGCGTCATTATTCCGAAGAGGATAAAGATAGCCTGAAGTGGGAGGCTGCCCGCTTTTTAATCGAAAATATGCCCGGGCATTTATCTATCGGTGGCGATTCGATCGGGCCTTATTATGCGGCTTTGAATGCGGTGTTCAGTAACGATACTTTGAGAAATTGGCAGGATAGTCTCGATAAGATCCATGAGTATTATAAATCCGGATTGCGTGTACAGGAAGATATAAAGGTGATAAAGTCCGGTTTTCTGATTGCCAATATCGATAGTGCTTTTCGGGTCTGGAGGGAAAAACCCTGGGCTTCACATGTCGGTTTTGATGATTTCTGTGAATACATATTGCCTTATACGGTCGGACAATACCAACCTTTGGAAGATTGGCGGAAAAAATTTGCTACCGGTTATGAAGAACAGATAGACCTCCGGCATCCCCGGCTCAGTCACTCTGCATTTTGGGCTGCAACTTGGGTAAACCGGGAGATCGGGACTCAGATTCGTTTTCAGACCCTCGAACCTTTTTCTAAAATTCCTCTGTTGTTTCCTTCCTTGTTGCCGAAATCCAGGGGAGGGTCTTGCCGGGAGTATGCTTTGATGGGATTGAGTATTATGCGTTCGAAAGGGATTCCTGTCATGATGGATTTTATCCCTCAATGGCCTGTCAGGTCCGGTAGGCATTATTGGAATGTGATGTTGGATAACAGGGGAAAAAATGTAGTTTTTCTGGCTACGGAGAGTGATCCGGGGATGCCTCATAAAGTGGAAGAAAAGTTAGGGAAAGTTTACAGGCAGACTTATGCAATCAACCGTGACCTGGAAAGATTGAACCGGGAGTGTGGCGATGTGCCCGATTTTTTCCAGAATTGTTTTATGAAAGATGTGACAGCCGAATATATGCGCACTTCCGATGTGGAAATCGAAGTTCCCTCTTCGGTGAAATGCTCTGAAAACTATGCTTATCTGACTATTTTCGATAATGAAGATTGGGTACCGGTCGATTGGGCCGGAATACACCGGGGAAAAGCCCTCTTTAAAAATGTAGCCCGTGATATTGTTTATCTGCCTGTTTACTATACTTCCGATGGGCTGAAACCCTTGGCCAGTCCTTTTTTATTGGATACGGACGGGAAGGTAATTGTCCTGAAAGGGGATACGTTGAATCGGCAACAGTTGAAACTCTACCGGAAATATCCTCCTTCTGACAATGCTTATGCTATGGGAAGACGGATTGTAGGAGGAAAAATTCAGGCTGCCAATCGGGCGGACTTCAGCGATTCGGTTACTATCTATCGGGTACCTGAGTGGAAAAGTGCTTATTCCCTGAAGGTTACTACCGATACTGCCTGGCGCTATTGGAGGTATTTGTCTGCCGAAAACGGACTTTGTAATATTGCCGAATTGGTATTTTATCAGAGAGATTCTATGCGCCCTATTGTGGGTGAAATTATAGGGACGGAAGGAAGTTGTTTTAATGATCCTAACCATGTGAAAGAAAAGGTATTCGACGGAGACCCATTGACTTTTTTCGATGCGCCGACTGGAAGTGGTGCCTGGGTGGGGATGGATTTCGGAAAGGAAGTGAACATCGGTAAACTGATTTTTATTCCCCGTACCGATGGAAATATGATCCAATTGGGCGACACTTACGAGTTGTATTGGTGGGGACCGGAGGGATGGCAACTGATTGGCGGACCCCGAATAGCCAGGGATGTCGTTCTGGAGTATCTGGCTCCTTCGAATGCGCTCTATTGGCTTAGGGATGTAAGCCGTGGAAGAGAAGAACGCATTTTTACCTATTCTGACGGGAAACAGATTTTCTGGTAA
- a CDS encoding glycine--tRNA ligase, with protein sequence MAQEDVFKKLVAHCKEYGFVFPSSDIYDGLGAVYDYGQNGVELKNNIKRYWWESMVRLHENIVGIDSAIFMHPTIWKASGHVDAFNDPLIDNKDSKKRYRADVLIEDQIAKYDEKIEKDVEKARKRFGEKFDEALFRETNPQIQEHIRKREALHERMSNALNANDLNEVRQIILDEKIVCPISGTCNWTEVRQFNLMFATEMGSTAEGASKIYLRPETAQGIFVNFLNVQKTGRMKVPFGIAQIGKAFRNEIVARQFIFRMREFEQMEMQFFVRPGSELEWFKKWKTTRMRWHQLLGFGEENYRFHDHEKLAHYANAATDIEFKFPFGFKEVEGIHSRTDFDLSQHQQYSGKKIQYFDTELNESYVPYVIETSIGVDRMFLQIMSAAYCEEDLSKDGKQDSRVVLRLPAALAPVKMAIMPLVKKDGLPEKAQEIMNLLKYDFNCQYDEKDSIGKRYRRQDAIGTPFCITVDHQTLEDHAVTIRDRDTMQQERVAIDQLFGILKEKCDMQTLLRKMTE encoded by the coding sequence ATGGCACAGGAAGATGTATTCAAAAAATTAGTAGCTCATTGTAAGGAATATGGGTTTGTGTTTCCGTCTTCAGATATTTACGACGGACTGGGAGCTGTATATGATTACGGACAGAACGGCGTGGAACTGAAAAACAATATCAAACGGTATTGGTGGGAATCGATGGTCCGGTTACACGAAAATATCGTAGGAATCGACTCTGCCATTTTCATGCATCCGACCATCTGGAAAGCTTCCGGCCACGTAGATGCATTCAACGATCCCTTGATCGATAACAAAGATTCTAAGAAAAGATACCGGGCAGACGTTCTGATCGAAGATCAGATTGCTAAATACGACGAAAAAATCGAGAAAGACGTTGAAAAAGCCCGGAAAAGGTTCGGGGAAAAGTTCGACGAAGCCTTATTCCGGGAGACCAATCCTCAGATTCAGGAACACATCCGCAAAAGAGAAGCTCTCCACGAGCGGATGTCCAATGCCTTAAATGCCAATGACCTGAATGAAGTACGTCAGATTATTCTCGACGAGAAAATCGTCTGTCCGATCTCCGGCACCTGCAACTGGACCGAAGTACGCCAGTTCAACCTGATGTTCGCAACTGAAATGGGGTCTACCGCAGAAGGAGCCAGCAAAATTTACCTGCGTCCCGAAACAGCTCAGGGAATCTTCGTCAACTTCCTGAATGTACAGAAAACCGGACGCATGAAAGTGCCTTTCGGTATCGCCCAGATCGGTAAAGCTTTCCGTAATGAAATCGTCGCCCGCCAGTTTATTTTCCGGATGCGCGAATTCGAACAGATGGAAATGCAATTTTTTGTACGCCCCGGTTCGGAACTGGAGTGGTTCAAAAAATGGAAAACGACCCGTATGCGTTGGCATCAGCTCCTGGGATTCGGGGAAGAAAACTATCGTTTTCATGATCACGAGAAGCTGGCCCATTATGCGAATGCCGCTACCGATATCGAATTCAAATTCCCCTTCGGTTTCAAAGAAGTGGAAGGAATTCATTCCCGTACGGATTTCGACTTATCACAACATCAGCAATATTCCGGTAAAAAGATTCAATATTTCGATACCGAACTGAACGAATCTTATGTGCCTTATGTGATCGAAACCTCTATCGGTGTAGACCGAATGTTCCTGCAGATTATGTCGGCTGCTTATTGCGAAGAAGACCTGAGCAAAGACGGCAAACAGGATTCCCGTGTCGTACTGCGCCTGCCGGCAGCTCTGGCCCCGGTAAAGATGGCTATTATGCCACTGGTGAAGAAAGACGGGCTGCCTGAAAAAGCGCAGGAAATCATGAACCTGCTGAAATACGATTTCAACTGTCAATACGACGAGAAAGACTCTATCGGTAAACGCTACCGCCGTCAGGACGCTATCGGTACTCCTTTCTGTATTACTGTCGACCACCAGACTCTGGAAGACCATGCCGTCACTATCCGTGACCGCGACACCATGCAGCAGGAACGGGTAGCCATCGATCAGCTCTTCGGTATACTCAAAGAAAAATGCGATATGCAAACTTTGCTGAGAAAAATGACCGAATAG
- a CDS encoding Na/Pi cotransporter family protein, with protein sequence MDYGIFDVLKLIGSLGVFLYGMKLMSESLQKLAGNKMRQILTAMTSNRVTGVLTGLFITALIQSSSATTVMVVSFVNAGLLDLVGSIGVILGANVGTTITSWLVAVLGLGKFSMSDLALPIIGCSLPLLFSQKRSRKTWGEMFVGFGLLFLALRFLQESMPTDLHTLPGVGEFIQKISFLGFRSWMIFLLIGAGLTTIFQSSSATVALTLVMCSKGWIGYEDAAAMIMGENIGTTITANLAAAVANVQAKRAALAHFIINVFGVIWLFLIFTPFLNFIGDLCVTLHLSTYNPKFSDPKLLNEAFSPEARAGVTASINAAMPLVLSLFNTLAKGINVAILIWFTEYLARIVSRIIPPKKGEETFTLKHIKIGLLSTPDASLFQAKQEISLYGQSTLEMFHKTIQAFDMPSGEYEKEFDYLQKMEDESDQVEVEIADYLTKVSESRLTSENSQRVRAMFKIVSEVESVADSILNVAKAIYRRNEQKITFPEELSNKLKHMFALVDESIVVMCANLATEYTQVNAKKAYELEQAINDYRTILKQEHLMAIEEKRYEYSMGILYNDLFSECEKIGDYTINVTQAMKEIGHEE encoded by the coding sequence ATGGATTATGGAATCTTTGATGTACTGAAGCTCATCGGATCGCTTGGTGTATTCCTTTATGGAATGAAACTAATGAGTGAATCTCTTCAGAAACTGGCTGGCAACAAAATGAGGCAGATATTGACAGCCATGACTTCCAATCGTGTTACGGGTGTACTTACCGGCTTATTTATTACAGCCCTGATACAAAGTTCTTCGGCAACGACAGTCATGGTCGTGAGTTTTGTCAACGCCGGATTGTTGGACCTGGTCGGCTCTATCGGTGTTATTTTGGGAGCCAATGTCGGCACAACCATCACCAGCTGGTTGGTTGCGGTGTTAGGACTGGGAAAATTCAGCATGAGCGATCTGGCTCTTCCGATTATCGGTTGTTCACTGCCCCTATTGTTTTCACAAAAACGTTCCCGCAAAACCTGGGGTGAAATGTTCGTCGGTTTCGGTTTGTTGTTTTTAGCCCTGCGTTTTCTGCAGGAATCGATGCCGACCGATTTGCACACTCTTCCCGGAGTAGGAGAATTCATACAAAAAATCAGCTTTCTGGGATTCCGTTCCTGGATGATCTTCCTGCTTATCGGTGCCGGTTTGACTACGATATTTCAATCCTCCTCGGCTACAGTTGCTTTAACTTTGGTGATGTGTTCGAAAGGCTGGATCGGTTATGAAGATGCTGCAGCGATGATTATGGGTGAAAATATCGGAACGACTATTACCGCCAATCTGGCAGCAGCAGTGGCCAACGTACAAGCCAAACGGGCAGCCCTAGCCCATTTTATCATCAATGTATTCGGAGTGATCTGGTTATTCCTGATATTTACCCCTTTTTTGAACTTCATCGGAGACTTGTGTGTCACCCTGCATCTCTCGACTTATAATCCCAAATTTTCGGACCCGAAACTGTTGAACGAAGCTTTCTCACCGGAAGCCCGGGCCGGAGTGACCGCTTCTATAAATGCCGCCATGCCGCTTGTATTATCTCTTTTCAACACCTTGGCAAAGGGGATCAACGTGGCTATTCTGATTTGGTTTACCGAATATCTGGCCCGGATTGTCAGCCGGATTATTCCTCCCAAGAAAGGGGAAGAAACTTTTACTTTGAAACATATCAAAATCGGTTTGTTATCTACGCCGGACGCCTCGCTTTTCCAAGCCAAACAAGAGATCTCCCTCTACGGGCAAAGTACGCTGGAAATGTTTCACAAAACAATCCAGGCTTTCGATATGCCCTCCGGAGAATATGAAAAAGAATTCGATTATCTCCAGAAAATGGAAGACGAAAGTGACCAGGTGGAAGTTGAAATTGCCGATTACCTGACCAAAGTTTCCGAATCCAGACTAACCTCCGAAAACTCCCAACGGGTACGTGCGATGTTTAAAATCGTATCGGAAGTGGAAAGTGTAGCCGATTCTATTTTAAATGTCGCCAAAGCGATTTATCGTCGTAACGAACAGAAAATCACCTTCCCGGAAGAATTGTCCAATAAACTCAAACATATGTTTGCCTTAGTGGATGAATCTATCGTCGTTATGTGTGCCAATCTGGCTACCGAATATACCCAGGTAAACGCCAAGAAAGCCTATGAACTCGAACAAGCCATCAACGATTACCGGACCATTTTGAAACAGGAACACCTGATGGCGATCGAAGAAAAACGATACGAATATTCTATGGGTATTCTGTATAACGACCTTTTCTCCGAATGTGAGAAAATCGGAGACTATACGATAAATGTCACACAGGCAATGAAAGAAATCGGACACGAAGAATAA
- a CDS encoding response regulator transcription factor: MDTKKIKILYAEDNRITAQETGEALEDNGYEVKTVFDGDEAWLAYQSSRPDVVVLDYQMPGKTGIEVFLLIRQLDKKIPVLILSSYTELCAASLKIGTSDFVRKDGGIDELCARIEAALNRYPGPEITGHPSEKVYQLSPTSRFYPANSTLEIGDQRYPLKTMLAELLTIFCQNQNSFIPGTIICRRLWNNDNASKISLLRDLSLSSGKF; encoded by the coding sequence ATGGATACTAAAAAAATAAAAATACTGTACGCAGAAGATAACCGCATCACCGCACAAGAAACCGGGGAAGCCCTGGAAGACAACGGTTATGAAGTAAAAACAGTCTTCGATGGCGACGAAGCCTGGCTCGCTTACCAGTCTTCCCGTCCGGATGTTGTCGTACTCGACTATCAAATGCCGGGAAAAACAGGAATAGAAGTATTTTTACTGATCCGGCAATTGGATAAAAAAATTCCGGTACTCATCCTTAGCTCTTACACCGAACTATGTGCAGCCTCATTAAAAATAGGTACCAGTGACTTTGTCCGTAAGGACGGAGGTATAGACGAATTGTGTGCCCGGATCGAAGCAGCCCTGAATCGATATCCGGGACCGGAAATAACCGGCCACCCCTCAGAAAAAGTATATCAGCTATCTCCGACCAGCCGTTTCTACCCTGCAAACTCTACCCTTGAAATCGGTGACCAGCGTTACCCGCTCAAAACGATGCTCGCCGAATTATTGACTATTTTTTGTCAAAATCAGAATTCCTTTATACCGGGAACAATCATTTGCAGAAGACTTTGGAACAATGACAACGCGTCCAAAATAAGTCTGTTACGGGATTTATCTCTGAGCTCCGGAAAATTCTGA
- a CDS encoding sensor histidine kinase, translating to MKKLFLYNPGMIILSIILFLLTESSWLIYWFRIEEKNFRNDINQAIHAAIQEEAYRINEEDDSFVDFRIENRIIMEYTLRGHHFRIDTLRKEMTDLFNKQRYDYNKKLWKLDSIAHYFRHFCPVTELPVIFTRQDPNGKLIDHYPSHLLPQRAPAFGPQQLGNIEKDQLMAWYDFPLIYFWKYQKYGILLSLLPLFLAIYYGFLIIKKEHRERKNLRYIEKQVIFIHDLKTPLCTNRDIEGRILKNLATWPPEKIYEKLQISHHQSERLLKEMQQITIQSAGRWGGEIENRTFDLKKALEELIDNYRCGHEKATINLDFQLKDPEIFADSFHLIHLVDNLISNALKYAGEKAEIQISCKQEKTNKLLISVKDNGPGVSTHSRKRIFRTGFRSNHRHQNSHGIGLAYVRKIVRQYNGHIQIKSKENEGSEFCLSLCLDKPKSYKKSVSSSHIYRYFFIALLLAEMVWMLNLYSAERTNFVNHKNPLIDETIFKMSKNLFQIRDTARFQNNWQENSITITRGVKDTTVEMGGIVNQSYVYGRLSYDLRDSSWCLDSLVHYYKKSDLPFPIFFIRKDANGKIIDRYPSEDPNIFLPAIFRMPLGYVERHRLEVQLAYPWLQPLTTHKIWLLFALLSILLSGWFTHLLMAVDRRQKALIHLQRNEVQHFLRELQVQLCHLHGTESDHPSPAIPISPPIHTELLHKNIKQYENMIIKINYLLDKLTILKTHPMILYHDYGY from the coding sequence ATGAAAAAATTATTTTTATATAATCCCGGCATGATCATCCTGTCGATAATCCTGTTTCTCCTGACAGAAAGCAGCTGGCTGATCTATTGGTTCCGGATTGAAGAAAAAAATTTTCGGAACGACATCAACCAGGCGATACATGCTGCTATTCAAGAAGAAGCATACAGGATAAATGAGGAGGACGACAGTTTCGTCGACTTCAGAATAGAAAACAGAATTATCATGGAGTATACTCTTCGGGGACACCATTTCAGAATAGATACCCTGCGGAAAGAAATGACCGACTTATTCAACAAACAACGTTATGATTACAATAAAAAGTTGTGGAAACTGGACAGTATAGCCCACTATTTCCGGCATTTTTGTCCGGTAACGGAATTACCCGTAATTTTCACGCGACAAGACCCGAACGGAAAGCTTATAGATCACTATCCCTCCCATCTATTGCCTCAAAGAGCTCCTGCTTTCGGCCCGCAGCAATTGGGTAATATCGAGAAAGACCAGCTGATGGCCTGGTATGATTTTCCGCTTATTTATTTTTGGAAGTATCAGAAATACGGAATTTTACTTTCATTACTTCCACTCTTCCTGGCCATTTATTATGGATTCCTGATCATAAAGAAAGAACATCGGGAACGTAAGAACTTACGCTATATCGAGAAACAAGTTATTTTTATCCATGACCTGAAAACTCCGCTATGTACCAATCGCGATATAGAAGGCAGGATCCTGAAAAATCTGGCCACCTGGCCTCCCGAAAAAATATATGAAAAACTACAAATCAGCCACCACCAATCGGAGCGTTTATTAAAAGAAATGCAACAAATCACCATACAGTCGGCAGGACGCTGGGGAGGAGAAATAGAAAACCGGACTTTCGATTTGAAAAAAGCACTCGAAGAACTGATCGACAACTACCGGTGTGGCCACGAAAAAGCCACTATCAATCTTGATTTTCAATTGAAAGATCCGGAAATCTTTGCCGATTCTTTTCATTTGATCCACCTGGTAGACAATCTGATCAGCAATGCGCTGAAATATGCCGGAGAAAAAGCCGAAATTCAGATTAGCTGTAAACAGGAAAAAACAAATAAATTACTGATTTCGGTCAAAGACAACGGACCGGGTGTTTCCACTCATTCCCGGAAACGTATTTTCAGGACCGGTTTTCGTTCCAATCACCGTCACCAGAATAGCCACGGTATAGGACTTGCTTATGTGCGTAAAATTGTGCGGCAGTACAATGGACACATACAGATAAAAAGCAAAGAAAACGAGGGATCGGAATTCTGTCTGTCGCTGTGTCTGGATAAACCGAAATCATATAAAAAATCAGTTTCTTCTTCACACATATACCGCTATTTTTTCATTGCCTTATTACTGGCTGAAATGGTCTGGATGCTCAATTTATATTCAGCCGAACGGACTAATTTTGTAAACCACAAAAATCCTTTAATCGACGAAACGATTTTTAAAATGAGTAAAAATCTTTTCCAGATACGGGATACCGCCAGGTTTCAAAACAATTGGCAGGAGAATTCAATTACGATCACCCGGGGAGTAAAAGATACGACAGTAGAGATGGGCGGGATCGTCAATCAAAGCTATGTATATGGCCGTTTATCTTATGATCTTCGGGATTCATCCTGGTGTCTCGATTCACTTGTCCACTATTATAAGAAGAGCGACCTGCCATTTCCAATTTTCTTCATCCGGAAGGACGCCAATGGAAAAATCATCGACCGGTATCCTTCCGAAGATCCGAACATCTTCCTGCCGGCTATTTTCCGTATGCCCCTGGGGTATGTCGAGAGACACCGACTGGAGGTACAACTCGCTTATCCCTGGTTACAGCCTTTGACCACCCACAAAATTTGGCTACTATTTGCCTTGCTATCGATCTTATTGTCGGGATGGTTCACCCATTTATTGATGGCGGTCGATCGCCGCCAGAAAGCACTGATCCATCTGCAACGGAATGAAGTACAACATTTCCTTCGGGAATTACAAGTACAACTCTGTCATTTACATGGCACAGAATCGGATCACCCCTCCCCGGCTATCCCTATATCCCCACCGATCCATACCGAACTGTTACACAAAAATATCAAACAATACGAAAATATGATCATTAAAATAAATTACCTGCTGGACAAATTAACCATACTCAAAACACATCCGATGATTTTATACCACGACTATGGATACTAA
- a CDS encoding lipopolysaccharide biosynthesis protein, giving the protein MLKKLAAQTAIYGISSIIARFLNYLLTPYLTRIMTTGEYGVVTDLYALIPFILLLLTMGMETGYFHFAGKAGTSEEKRLIFQTTWGIVILVSLLFFGFTLLFFQPLSVVMDYAGTPSYLLLMGSIITVDAVTALPFAKLREENKASAYVKIRVVTILVNLFFLYRFLFCDTWD; this is encoded by the coding sequence ATGTTAAAGAAATTGGCTGCACAGACGGCTATATATGGGATCAGTAGTATTATTGCCCGTTTTCTTAATTACTTATTGACCCCCTATCTCACTCGTATTATGACTACGGGTGAGTATGGGGTGGTGACCGATCTCTATGCCCTCATTCCTTTTATCCTGTTACTGCTTACGATGGGGATGGAAACAGGGTATTTTCATTTTGCCGGTAAAGCGGGAACTTCTGAAGAGAAAAGATTGATATTTCAAACCACCTGGGGTATCGTTATATTAGTGAGCCTTCTATTTTTCGGTTTCACCTTATTGTTCTTCCAGCCTTTGTCGGTGGTGATGGATTATGCCGGAACTCCGTCGTATCTATTATTGATGGGAAGTATTATAACCGTCGATGCTGTGACGGCCTTACCATTCGCTAAGTTAAGAGAGGAAAATAAAGCATCGGCCTATGTGAAAATCCGGGTCGTTACGATACTGGTCAATCTGTTTTTTTTGTATCGTTTTTTATTCTGTGATACCTGGGATTAG
- a CDS encoding polysaccharide biosynthesis C-terminal domain-containing protein gives MIPGIRDLQNIFPAEYGAGYYLISNLIASVTAAFMLIPAVRGIRPRIKRKLLQPLFIYSLPLLISGVTGTANEFIDRQFIKYLLPQESAMSTLGIYGAVLKLGGILLLFVQMFRLAAEPFFLADFKKEDFLKANAETLKYFLIVSMLLFLVISLFSDFFGLILGSDFRDGLFIIPVVLFANIGNGIVFNLSFWYKRTGKTRLAILVTGSGLICTIVFNLLLLPRLGYAGTAWAHLGSEWIMVIVSYILSRIYYPVPYPLKRILFYLSGGILFYFLGAWQKDISWTGNILFNLSLIVIYTGVVVKVEKINISRHPF, from the coding sequence GTGATACCTGGGATTAGAGACCTGCAAAATATTTTCCCGGCAGAATATGGTGCCGGATATTATTTGATATCGAATTTAATCGCTAGCGTGACAGCGGCTTTTATGCTGATTCCTGCCGTCCGGGGGATCCGGCCTCGGATAAAACGGAAATTGCTTCAGCCTTTATTTATCTATTCGTTGCCTTTGCTGATCAGCGGGGTTACGGGTACCGCCAATGAATTTATCGACCGCCAATTTATTAAATATTTGCTGCCGCAAGAGTCGGCAATGAGTACTTTAGGTATTTATGGAGCTGTCCTTAAACTCGGAGGCATTTTGTTGTTGTTTGTGCAAATGTTCCGTTTGGCTGCAGAACCGTTTTTTCTGGCTGATTTTAAAAAGGAAGATTTCTTGAAAGCAAATGCGGAGACGTTAAAATATTTTTTGATCGTTTCTATGTTGTTGTTTTTAGTGATTTCCCTTTTCTCCGATTTCTTTGGTTTGATCCTCGGTTCGGATTTTCGGGATGGATTATTTATTATCCCTGTTGTTTTGTTTGCTAATATCGGAAATGGTATAGTCTTTAATCTTTCATTCTGGTATAAGCGGACCGGTAAGACCCGTCTGGCCATTTTGGTCACCGGCAGTGGATTGATTTGCACGATTGTTTTTAATTTATTATTACTTCCACGTCTGGGATATGCCGGAACGGCCTGGGCACATCTGGGAAGCGAATGGATTATGGTGATCGTCAGTTATATTTTGAGCAGAATATATTATCCGGTTCCTTATCCGCTCAAACGTATCCTATTTTATCTTTCAGGCGGTATATTATTCTATTTTTTGGGAGCATGGCAAAAGGATATATCCTGGACAGGAAATATATTGTTCAATCTCTCTTTGATTGTAATCTATACCGGGGTAGTAGTGAAGGTTGAAAAGATTAATATTTCCAGACATCCTTTTTAG